One stretch of Ictalurus punctatus breed USDA103 chromosome 5, Coco_2.0, whole genome shotgun sequence DNA includes these proteins:
- the plod1a gene encoding procollagen-lysine,2-oxoglutarate 5-dioxygenase 1 isoform X1, with product MKTKPLASLFGLLCLSVFSPLHCEPKGPIPEGKLLVLTVATKETDGFKRFMSSARHFNYTIKVLGRGEKWTGGDYMSAPGGGQKVRLLKSALDSIKEGDKIILFVDSYDVIFSSGPKELLKKFQQAKHKVVFSAETLIWPDRHLEDKHPHVREGKRFLGAGGFIGYAQNLKKMVSDWSGKDDDSDQLFYTKIYINPEKRKSINITLDSKCRMFQNLHGALDEVVLKFENGRVRARNMLYDTLPIIVHGNGPTKLQINYLGNYIPKVWTFETGCTVCREDLRPLTGLKESEYPGVVIGIFIQQPTPFVTVFFERLLRLQYPKNRLKLFIYNQEPHHDQHVHAFLQNHEAEYQAVKLIGPDEGVDHVTSHNIGFDMCRDDTDCDYFFNLDADVVLKNEDTLKILIELNKPFITPMMSKPGRLWSNFWGALSADGYYARAEDYVDIVQGRRVGIWNVPYVSQVYLLRADILRNELKAPDLYHSATLDPDMAFCARVRDQGVFMFVTNMHTFGRILNTENYKTDHLHNDLWQIFENPVDWEERYIHPNYSRILKDSIVENPCPDVYWFPIFTQVACEHLVEEMENFGQWSGGGNVDTRIQGGYENVPTIDIHMNQVNFDKEWQKFLLEYVAPVTEKMFPGYYTKAQFDLAFVVRYKPDEQPSLRPHHDASTFTVNIALNQVGIDFQGGGCRFIRYDCSVQAPRKGWALMHPGRLTHYHEGLPTTAGVRYIAVSFVDP from the exons atgaagacTAAACCGCTAGCATCTTTGTTTGGACTTCTATGCTTGAGCGTGTTTTCGCCGTTACACTGTGAGCCAAAGGGACCAATTCCTGAAG gaAAGCTCCTCGTATTAACTGTAGCTACAAAAGAAACAGATGGATTTAAGCGGTTCATGAGCTCTGCACGCCACTTTAATTACACAATTAAG GTTCTTGGGAGGGGTGAGAAATGGACCGGTGGAGACTACATGTCTGCACCAGGAGGAGGACAGAAAGTGCGACTTTTGAAATCTGCCTTGGACAGCATAAAGGAAGGGGATAAAATCATCCTGTTTGTAGACAG CTATGATGTGATCTTCTCCTCGGGCCCAAAAGAACTCCTGAAGAAGTTCCAGCAGGCCAAGCACAAAGTGGTCTTCTCTGCTGAGACCCTCATCTGGCCGGACCGCCATCTGGAGGACAAGCACCCGCATGTCAGAGAGGGGAAGAGATTTCTCGGAGCAGGAG GCTTCATCGGCTATGCCCAAAACCTTAAAAAGATGGTCTCCGATTGGTCAGGGAAAGATGACGACAGTGACCAGCTCTTTTATACCAAGATATACATCAACCCTGAGAAGCGG AAATCCATAAATATAACTCTCGACAGCAAGTGCAGAATGTTCCAGAACCTGCACGGAGCTCTAG ATGAAGTGGTACTAAAGTTCGAGAACGGAAGGGTGCGGGCCAGAAATATGCTCTATGACACCCTACCTATTATTGTCCATGGAAATGGGCCTACAAAG CTTCAGATAAATTACCTCGGCAACTACATCCCAAAAGTGTGGACCTTCGAGACCGGCTGTACAGTTTGCCGTGAGGACTTGCGGCCTCTCACAGGACTCAAG GAGAGTGAATATCCAGGAGTGGTCATCGGCATCTTTATTCAGCAGCCAACTCCCTTCGTAACGGTCTTCTTTGAGCGCCTTCTCCGCCTCCAGTACCCAAAAAATCGCCTTAAACTCTTCATTTACAACCAA GAGCCTCATCATGACCAGCATGTCCACGCTTTTCTACAGAATCATGAGGCGGAGTATCAAGCTGTGAAGCTGATTGGGCCCGATGAGGGTGTTGACCATGTTACCTCACACAATATAGGCTT tgATATGTGTCGAGACGACACCGACTGCGATTACTTCTTTAATTTGGATGCAGATGTGGTTTTGAAAAACGAAGACACACTTAAGATACTAATTGAGTTAAACAA GCCATTCATAACACCGATGATGAGCAAGCCTGGCCGCCTGTGGTCTAATTTCTGGGGAGCTCTTAGTGCTGACGGCTACTACGCCAGGGCTGAGGATTATGTGGATATCGTTCAGGGACGCAGAGT GGGTATCTGGAACGTTCCATATGTGTCTCAGGTGTACCTGCTGAGAGCGGACATTCTAAGGAACGAACTGAAGGCTCCTGATCTCTACCATTCAGCGACCCTTGACCCAGATATGGCCTTCTGTGCCAGAGTGCGGGACCAG GGAGTCTTCATGTTTGTAACAAATATGCATACGTTTGGCCGAATCCTGAATACAGAAAACTACAAGACGGATCACCTTCATAACGATCTCTGGCAGATCTTTGAAAACCCTGTG GACTGGGAAGAGCGATACATTCATCCAAATTACTCCAGAATTCTGAAAGACAGCATAGTGGAAAAT CCGTGCCCTGATGTATACTGGTTTCCTATTTTTACCCAAGTGGCCTGTGAACATCTTGTTGAAGAAATGGAGAATTTCGGCCAGTGGTCAGGAGGTGGCAATGTG GACACTAGGATCCAGGGTGGCTACGAGAACGTCCCCACTATTGATATTCACATGAACCAGGTCAACTTTGACAAAGAGTGGCAAAAGTTCCTCTTGGAATATGTTGCACCAGTGACCGAGAAAATGTTTCCTGGGTATTACACAAAG GCTCAGTTTGACTTGGCGTTTGTAGTTAGGTATAAACCTGATGAACAGCCCTCGTTAAGGCCTCATCATGACGCCTCCACTTTTACTGTAAATATTGCCCTCAATCAGGTGGGGATTGACTTTCAG GGCGGTGGCTGCCGGTTCATCAGGTACGACTGCTCCGTACAGGCTCCGAGGAAAGGTTGGGCCCTTATGCACCCGGGCCGTTTAACACACTACCACGAAGGCCTGCCCACCACTGCGGGTGTCCGATACATCGCTGTCTCATTTGTGGACCCTTAA
- the plod1a gene encoding procollagen-lysine,2-oxoglutarate 5-dioxygenase 1 isoform X2: MKTKPLASLFGLLCLSVFSPLHCEPKGPIPEGKLLVLTVATKETDGFKRFMSSARHFNYTIKVLGRGEKWTGGDYMSAPGGGQKVRLLKSALDSIKEGDKIILFVDSYDVIFSSGPKELLKKFQQAKHKVVFSAETLIWPDRHLEDKHPHVREGKRFLGAGGFIGYAQNLKKMVSDWSGKDDDSDQLFYTKIYINPEKRKSINITLDSKCRMFQNLHGALDEVVLKFENGRVRARNMLYDTLPIIVHGNGPTKLQINYLGNYIPKVWTFETGCTVCREDLRPLTGLKESEYPGVVIGIFIQQPTPFVTVFFERLLRLQYPKNRLKLFIYNQEPHHDQHVHAFLQNHEAEYQAVKLIGPDEGVDHVTSHNIGFDMCRDDTDCDYFFNLDADVVLKNEDTLKILIELNKPFITPMMSKPGRLWSNFWGALSADGYYARAEDYVDIVQGRRVGIWNVPYVSQVYLLRADILRNELKAPDLYHSATLDPDMAFCARVRDQGVFMFVTNMHTFGRILNTENYKTDHLHNDLWQIFENPVDWEERYIHPNYSRILKDSIVENPCPDVYWFPIFTQVACEHLVEEMENFGQWSGGGNVDTRIQGGYENVPTIDIHMNQVNFDKEWQKFLLEYVAPVTEKMFPGYYTKCTSYLNFVVRYKPDEQPLLTPHHDASTFTINIALNSKDVDYQGGGCRFIRYDCSVQAPRKGWALMHPGRLTHYHEGLPTTAGVRYIAVSFVDP, translated from the exons atgaagacTAAACCGCTAGCATCTTTGTTTGGACTTCTATGCTTGAGCGTGTTTTCGCCGTTACACTGTGAGCCAAAGGGACCAATTCCTGAAG gaAAGCTCCTCGTATTAACTGTAGCTACAAAAGAAACAGATGGATTTAAGCGGTTCATGAGCTCTGCACGCCACTTTAATTACACAATTAAG GTTCTTGGGAGGGGTGAGAAATGGACCGGTGGAGACTACATGTCTGCACCAGGAGGAGGACAGAAAGTGCGACTTTTGAAATCTGCCTTGGACAGCATAAAGGAAGGGGATAAAATCATCCTGTTTGTAGACAG CTATGATGTGATCTTCTCCTCGGGCCCAAAAGAACTCCTGAAGAAGTTCCAGCAGGCCAAGCACAAAGTGGTCTTCTCTGCTGAGACCCTCATCTGGCCGGACCGCCATCTGGAGGACAAGCACCCGCATGTCAGAGAGGGGAAGAGATTTCTCGGAGCAGGAG GCTTCATCGGCTATGCCCAAAACCTTAAAAAGATGGTCTCCGATTGGTCAGGGAAAGATGACGACAGTGACCAGCTCTTTTATACCAAGATATACATCAACCCTGAGAAGCGG AAATCCATAAATATAACTCTCGACAGCAAGTGCAGAATGTTCCAGAACCTGCACGGAGCTCTAG ATGAAGTGGTACTAAAGTTCGAGAACGGAAGGGTGCGGGCCAGAAATATGCTCTATGACACCCTACCTATTATTGTCCATGGAAATGGGCCTACAAAG CTTCAGATAAATTACCTCGGCAACTACATCCCAAAAGTGTGGACCTTCGAGACCGGCTGTACAGTTTGCCGTGAGGACTTGCGGCCTCTCACAGGACTCAAG GAGAGTGAATATCCAGGAGTGGTCATCGGCATCTTTATTCAGCAGCCAACTCCCTTCGTAACGGTCTTCTTTGAGCGCCTTCTCCGCCTCCAGTACCCAAAAAATCGCCTTAAACTCTTCATTTACAACCAA GAGCCTCATCATGACCAGCATGTCCACGCTTTTCTACAGAATCATGAGGCGGAGTATCAAGCTGTGAAGCTGATTGGGCCCGATGAGGGTGTTGACCATGTTACCTCACACAATATAGGCTT tgATATGTGTCGAGACGACACCGACTGCGATTACTTCTTTAATTTGGATGCAGATGTGGTTTTGAAAAACGAAGACACACTTAAGATACTAATTGAGTTAAACAA GCCATTCATAACACCGATGATGAGCAAGCCTGGCCGCCTGTGGTCTAATTTCTGGGGAGCTCTTAGTGCTGACGGCTACTACGCCAGGGCTGAGGATTATGTGGATATCGTTCAGGGACGCAGAGT GGGTATCTGGAACGTTCCATATGTGTCTCAGGTGTACCTGCTGAGAGCGGACATTCTAAGGAACGAACTGAAGGCTCCTGATCTCTACCATTCAGCGACCCTTGACCCAGATATGGCCTTCTGTGCCAGAGTGCGGGACCAG GGAGTCTTCATGTTTGTAACAAATATGCATACGTTTGGCCGAATCCTGAATACAGAAAACTACAAGACGGATCACCTTCATAACGATCTCTGGCAGATCTTTGAAAACCCTGTG GACTGGGAAGAGCGATACATTCATCCAAATTACTCCAGAATTCTGAAAGACAGCATAGTGGAAAAT CCGTGCCCTGATGTATACTGGTTTCCTATTTTTACCCAAGTGGCCTGTGAACATCTTGTTGAAGAAATGGAGAATTTCGGCCAGTGGTCAGGAGGTGGCAATGTG GACACTAGGATCCAGGGTGGCTACGAGAACGTCCCCACTATTGATATTCACATGAACCAGGTCAACTTTGACAAAGAGTGGCAAAAGTTCCTCTTGGAATATGTTGCACCAGTGACCGAGAAAATGTTTCCTGGGTATTACACAAAG TGTACCTCCTACCTGAACTTTGTAGTGAGGTACAAGCCTGACGAGCAGCCCCTGCTCACCCCGCATCATGATGCGTCTACTTTTACTATTAACATAGCTCTCAACAGCAAAGACGTTGATTATCAG GGCGGTGGCTGCCGGTTCATCAGGTACGACTGCTCCGTACAGGCTCCGAGGAAAGGTTGGGCCCTTATGCACCCGGGCCGTTTAACACACTACCACGAAGGCCTGCCCACCACTGCGGGTGTCCGATACATCGCTGTCTCATTTGTGGACCCTTAA
- the kiaa2013 gene encoding uncharacterized protein KIAA2013 homolog yields MCDYLKDSRSKIETMWLQQRFKGLPGLLSSSWARRVLVVLLLFLIFYWYLSSDGIFKFPGFFRKPGGAAGVCLQTDINRWTTQVEHGEGIMSTPQLKVPAPFVTGNGHILVDVDSNKLWVTSSSQPGLAPVHLTEYSPIVRWQIPGARSEAQAKMLWYRKGSVLSSRCILLDSSQSFRDCVVIREEHVAHRSRPNVYIQRVHINNPTDKAISVEVSVESPSFRGVAEKMEDKEFMLSTGKVLTEKKETVLMAVGTKRLSTLIKVPAKSDHTENIVSVIHTSEPVEPSKMDETSSKLQDDVKREMVELLRVKLEDLVQEHQQAWADLFISGIEIRKITDAHTPSSQTVNTTLYYILSSSTAPLLESTLSTEEREKLESSLNYADHCFSGHATMHAENLWPERVSSTASLLQLVNLWTLTLQKRACKALVSAGAHGMMQAATLSFGGLQFTENHLQFQAEPSVLHNSYSLRGLRYHRDRISLSVVADAEGRPSLHVSVQPQDEEKPVKLYACEAGCINEPVELTSEPRGHVFPVLVTQPLTPLLYISTDLRHLQDLRHTLHVKAILAHDEHMAKQDPGLPFLFWFSVASLVALFHLFLFKLIYNEYCGPGAKPLFRSKYEDELCPPSFHKADL; encoded by the exons ATGTGTGACTATTTAAAGGATAGCAGATCTAAAATAGAAACCATGTGGCTTCAGCAGAGATTTAAGGGACTTCCTGGTTTGCTCTCAAGTAGCTGGGCCAGACGTGTTTTGGTCGTCTTGCTCCTTTTCCTTATATTTTACTGGTACTTGAGCTCTGATGGGATCTTCAAGTTCCCCGGTTTCTTCCGGAAGCCTGGAGGCGCTGCAGGAGTCTGTCTGCAGACTGATATTAACAGATGGACAACACAAGTTGAACATGGCGAAGGCATCATGAGCACGCCGCAGTTGAAAGTCCCAGCACCGTTTGTAACGGGTAATGGACACATCTTGGTGGACGTGGATTCTAACAAACTCTGGGTGACGTCGTCCTCTCAGCCGGGTTTGGCCCCAGTCCACCTGACGGAATATTCCCCCATAGTACGATGGCAGATCCCTGGAGCACGCTCTGAGGCACAGGCTAAGATGCTGTGGTACAGGAAAGGCTCTGTGCTCTCTTCCCGGTGTATCCTGCTCGATAGTTCCCAGTCCTTTCGAGATTGCGTCGTTATTCGAGAGGAACATGTCGCCCACCGGAGCCGACCTAACGTCTACATCCAGCGGGTTCACATAAACAACCCTACAGACAAAGCGATATCAGTCGAGGTGTCTGTGGAATCGCCGTCATTTAGGGGTGTTGCAGAGAAGATGGAAGATAAAGAGTTCATGCTTTCCACTGGAAAAGTTCTCACAGAAAAGAAGGAAACGGTGTTGATGGCTGTGGGGACAAAACGCTTGAGCACACTGATCAAGGTCCCTGCGAAATCCGACCATACTGAAAACATAGTGAGCGTAATTCACACGTCCGAGCCCGTCGAGCCCTCCAAGATGGATGAGACCTCCAGCAAACTTCAAGATGATGTCAAAAGAGAGATGGTGGAGTTGCTACGAGTTAAACTGGAAGATTTGGTCCAGGAGCATCAGCAGGCGTGGGCGGATCTTTTCATATCGG GTATAGAGATTAGGAAAATCACCGATGCCCACACGCCATCGAGCCAGACGGTcaacactacactgtactacattCTGTCCTCCTCCACGGCACCCCTGCTGGAGAGCACTCTCAGCACAGAGGAGCGCGAGAAGCTCGAGTCAAGCCTGAACTACGCTGATCACTGCTTCAGTGGCCACGCCACCATGCACGCTGAGAACCTGTGGCCTGAGCGCGTGAGCAGCACTGCTTCTCTCCTGCAGCTAGTTAATCTCTGGACATTAACTCTCCAAAAACGCGCCTGCAAGGCTCTGGTTTCAGCGGGTGCTCATGGCATGATGCAAGCTGCGACGCTCAGTTTTGGTGGCCTGCAGTTCACAGAGAACCACCTGCAGTTCCAGGCCGAGCCGAGCGTCCTGCATAATAGCTATTCGCTGCGTGGCTTGCGCTACCACCGGGACCGCATCAGCCTCTCCGTGGTGGCCGACGCAGAGGGCCGGCCCTCTCTGCACGTCTCCGTACAGCCGCAGGATGAAGAGAAGCCGGTGAAGCTGTACGCCTGCGAGGCAGGGTGCATCAACGAACCAGTGGAGCTCACGTCTGAGCCCCGGGGTCACGTTTTCCCCGTTTTAGTGACGCAGCCTCTGACGCCGCTGCTCTACATCTCGACAGACCTGAGGCACCTGCAGGATCTGCGCCACACTCTGCACGTCAAGGCCATCCTAGCACACGATGAGCACATGGCCAAGCAGGACCCGGGTCTGCCCTTCCTATTCTGGTTCAGTGTGGCATCTCTCGTCGCCCTTTTCCACCTCTTCCTCTTCAAGCTCATCTACAACGAGTACTGCGGCCCCGGGGCCAAGCCGCTCTTCAGGAGCAAG TATGAGGATGAGCTCTGTCCCCCATCATTTCATAAAGCAGATCTTTAA